In the Passer domesticus isolate bPasDom1 chromosome 4, bPasDom1.hap1, whole genome shotgun sequence genome, one interval contains:
- the SCOC gene encoding short coiled-coil protein isoform X2: MELPLDEEDGTFTNISLADDSEYRSRKLSSKVERAPTTMMNADMDAVEAENQVELEEKTRLINQVLELQHTLEDLSARVDAVKEENLKLKSENQVLGQYIENLMSASSVFQTTDTKSKRK; encoded by the exons atggAGTTACCTTTGGACGAGGAGGATGGCACATTCACCAACATTTCTTTGGCAGATGATTCAG AGTATCGCTCAAGAAAACTCTCTTCAAAAGTGGAAAGAGCCCCTACCACAATGATGAACGCTGATATGGATG CTGTTGAGGCTGAGAATCAGGTGGAATTAGAAGAGAAAACACGGCTTATTAATCAAGTTTTGGAACTGCAGCACACACTTGAAG ATCTCTCAGCACGAGTAGATGCTGTTAAGGAAGAAAACTTGAAACTGAAATCAGAAAACCAAGTTCTTGGACAATATATAGAAAATCTGATGTCAGCATCTAGTGTTTTCCAAACAACTGacacaaaaagcaaaaggaagtAA
- the SCOC gene encoding short coiled-coil protein isoform X1, which translates to MMNADMDAVEAENQVELEEKTRLINQVLELQHTLEDLSARVDAVKEENLKLKSENQVLGQYIENLMSASSVFQTTDTKSKRK; encoded by the exons ATGATGAACGCTGATATGGATG CTGTTGAGGCTGAGAATCAGGTGGAATTAGAAGAGAAAACACGGCTTATTAATCAAGTTTTGGAACTGCAGCACACACTTGAAG ATCTCTCAGCACGAGTAGATGCTGTTAAGGAAGAAAACTTGAAACTGAAATCAGAAAACCAAGTTCTTGGACAATATATAGAAAATCTGATGTCAGCATCTAGTGTTTTCCAAACAACTGacacaaaaagcaaaaggaagtAA